One genomic region from Cyclopterus lumpus isolate fCycLum1 chromosome 20, fCycLum1.pri, whole genome shotgun sequence encodes:
- the mtmr6 gene encoding myotubularin-related protein 6, with product MEHIRTPKVEQVRLLDRFSNKFTNGTLYLTATHLIFVESSSNNSTSAAQEIWILHHHIASVEKLSLTTTGCPLVIQCRNFRLVHFVVQRERDCHDIYSSLLRLLRPVSYQELYAFSYNPKQNDQQREEGWQIIDLGAEFERMGVPCDQWQLTNVNRDYKVCETYPRDLYVPITASKPIIVGSSKFRSKGRFPVLTYFYQEKKAAVCRCSQPLSGFSARCLEDESMLQAISKANHNSRFVYVMDTRPKLNALANRAAGKGYENEDNYSNIRFQFVGIENIHVMRTSLQKLLEVIGTRSLSMSDHLVGLESCGWLRHIKAVIDAAIFLSKAVTVEGASVLVHCSDGWDRTSQVCSLGALLMDPYYRTIKGFMVLIEKDWISFGHKFADRCDQLDGDPKEVSPIFTQFLEGVWQLTEQFPQAFEFSEWFLLQIHEHVHSCQYGNFLGNNQRQREDLRMRERTHSLWAYLMSEKQNYLNPFYSLAYSETHPVLEPSTLPYHFKFWRNMYHQFDRSMHPRQSILKTVLTLRENSREAEGTLQALENRLHQLGVTPIVTSDPPPPSRDQRSNSNTLPPRPDSLILGAPINHKEVQRREEEDEQEVEEEEEEEEEEEVGEEATESTDTERKVEGSSGSESRKQSYGELEGTHNSELAKEEPAVVSLEFGVARMTC from the exons ATGGAGCACATCCGAACGCCAAAG gtggagcaggtgaggCTGTTGGATCGCTTCAGCAACAAATTCACAAATGGCACACTGTACCTCACAGCAACACATCTCATCTTTGTGGAGAGCAGCTCAAACAACTCGACATCTGCCGCGCAGGAGATCTGG ATTTTGCATCACCACATAGCGTCTGTGGAGAAGCTCTCTCTGACCACCACGGGCTGTCCTCTGGTCATCCAGTGTCGCAACTTCCGGTTGGTTCATTTTGTGgtccagagagaaagagattgcCATGACATCTACAGCTCGCTGCTGCGTCTTCTACGGCCCG TGTCCTACCAGGAGCTCTACGCGTTCTCCTACAACCCCAAACAGAACGAccaacagagggaggaaggatggCAAATCATCGACCTCGGGGCGGAGTTTGAGAGGATGGGCGTCCCCTGCGACCAATGGCAGCTCACGAACGTCAACAGAGACTACAAG GTGTGTGAGACATATCCACGCGACCTGTATGTGCCCATCACAGCCAGTAAGCCTATCATTGTGGGGAGTTCCAAGTTCAGAAGCAAAGGACGCTTTCCTGTACTCACCTACTTCTACCAAGAAAAGAAG GCGGCAGTGTGTCGATGCAGTCAGCCTCTCTCTGGGTTCAGTGCGCGGTGCTTAGAGGATGAGAGCATGCTGCAGGCCATCAGCAAGGCCAATCACAACAGCCGATTTGTCTACGTCATGGATACCAGGCCAAAA TTGAATGCGCTCGCTAATCGAGCAGCAGGTAAAGGCTATGAGAACGAGGATAACTACTCCAACATCCGCTTCCAGTTTGTTGGCATTGAAAACATCCACGTCATGAGGACCAGCCTGCAGAAACTGCTAGAAG TGATTGGGACTCGGTCTCTATCCATGAGCGACCACCTGGTTGGCCTGGAGAGTTGCGGTTGGCTGCGGCACATCAAGGCTGTCATAGATGCAGCTATCTTTCTCAGCAAG GCGGTGACAGTGGAAGGAGCCAGCGTGTTGGTTCATTGTTCAGACGGATGGGACAGAACATCACAGGTCTGCTCACTGGGGGCGCTGCTTATGGACCCGTACTACCGCACTATCAAGGGCTTCATG GTACTGATAGAGAAAGACTGGATCTCTTTTGGCCACAAGTTTGCCGACAG GTGTGACCAGTTGGACGGGGATCCAAAGGAAGTGTCCCCTATCTTCACTCAGTTCCTGGAAGGTGTCTGGCAGCTGACAGAGCAGTTCCCACAG GCTTTTGAGTTCAGCGAATGGTTCCTGCTGCAGATTCATGAACACGTCCACTCCTGTCAATATGGAAACTTCCTTGGCAACaatcagagacagagagaggacttGCG GATGAGAGAGCGGACCCACTCACTGTGGGCATATCTAATGAGTGAAAAGCAGAACTACTTGAATCCGTTCTACAGCCTGGCGTACTCTGAAACGCACCCTGTGCTGGAGCCTTCCACTCTGCCCTACCATTTCAA GTTCTGGAGGAACATGTACCACCAGTTTGATCGGTCTATGCACCCACGGCAGTCCATCCTCAAAACGGTTCTAACTCTGAGAGAGAACAGCCGCGAGGCAGAGGGCACATTGCAAGCACTGGAGAAT cGGCTCCACCAACTCGGTGTGACCCCcattgtgacctctgaccctcctccaccctccagaGATCAGCGCTCCAACTCCAACACCCTCCCGCCACGTCCCGATTCCCTCATTCTTGGGGCGCCTATAAACCACAAAGAAGTGCAgcggcgggaggaggaggacgagcaggaggtggaggaagaggaggaggaggaggaggaggaggaggtgggcgAGGAGGCCACAGAGAGCACCGACACGGAGAGGAAAGTGGAGGGGAGCAGTGGCAGCGAGAGCAGGAAGCAGAGCTACGGAGAGCTGGAAGGGACACACAACAGCGAGTTGGCCAAAGAGGAGCCAGCTGTTGTCAGCCTGGAGTTTGGAGTGGCGCGCATGACCTGCTGA